A stretch of Lutra lutra chromosome 9, mLutLut1.2, whole genome shotgun sequence DNA encodes these proteins:
- the SLCO4A1 gene encoding LOW QUALITY PROTEIN: solute carrier organic anion transporter family member 4A1 (The sequence of the model RefSeq protein was modified relative to this genomic sequence to represent the inferred CDS: inserted 1 base in 1 codon; deleted 1 base in 1 codon), which yields MQVGQKVSPMRLGSGQWSHRLPRGTRHSTGRVLSEMLVWSSVHISFLTRSSSRRTNQPLDYHQEASVAAPCAPQVEMPQHSMGDKPQLVFPSQPSAADGGCSHGPPSGLASLGSPRSHGALGPAMRSPLDACSQPLCPPQAEKHGPRXPPEMCYVAARPQSVACGWGAFAPRCLQAFNTPRGFLLFLCAAAFLQGMTVNGFVNTVVTSIERRFDLHSHQSGLIASCYDVAACLCLTFVSYFGGGGHKPRWLGWGVLVLGAGSLLFALPHFTAGTYEAEVAEGMGMCQANRSVVCRDHASGLSGYRLVFMLGQFLHGVGATPLYTLGVTYLDENVKSSYSPVYIAVFYTAAILGPAAGYLIGGALLNVYTEIGRRTELTTENPLWVGAWWVGFLGAGAAAFLTAIPILGYPRQLPGSQRYVVMRVSETQQLKDSGHKAASNPDFGKTIRDLPLSIWLLLKNPAFVLLCLAGATEATLVAGMSTFGPKFLESQLSLSASEAATLFGYLVVPAGGGGTFLGGFLVNKCRLRGAGVVKLCALCTLTSLLATFVFFVQCPSVPMAGVTANYNGSPLPEGRLELTAACNAPCACRPEHYSPVCGSNGLTYYSACHAGCPGEAAPGADGRKAYRDCSCVPQEFSSGSGHATAGKCTSTCQRKPLLLVFIFVVIIFTFLSSIPALTATLRCVCDRQRSFALGIQWIVVRTLGGIPGPIAFGWVIDKACLLWQDQCGQQGSCFVYQNSAMSRYMLITGLVYKVLGFLFFTTACLLYKSPSESPDGLAASLPSPSSASDSPMDLQGALSAPRLQSNV from the exons ATGCAGGTGGGGCAGAAGGTCAGCCCCATGAGACTGGGGAGTGGGCAGTGGAGCCACCGGCTGCCCCGAGGGACCAGGCACAGTACGGGGCGTGTTCTCTCCGAGATGCTGGTGTGGTCGAGCGTCCACATAAGTTTTCTAACCAGAAGCTCTTCTCGCAGAACAAACCAGCCACTGGACTACCATCAGGAGGCTTCTGTAGCTGCCCCCTGCGCCCCCCAGGTGGAGATGCCTCAGCACTCGATGGGGGACAAGCCTCAGCTGGTCTTCCCAAGCCAACCCTCAGCCGCGGATGGCGGGTGCAGCCACGGACCCCCCAGCGGGCTGGCATCCCTCGGCTCACCCCGGAGCCATGGCGCCCTGGGTCCTGCCATGCGCAGCCCCCTGGACGCCTGCAGCCAGCCACTGTGCCCGCCACAGGCTGAGAAGCACGGCCCCC CGCCCCCCGAGATGTGCTACGTGGCGGCCAGGCCACAGAGCGTGGCGTGCGGCTGGGGGGCCTTCGCTCCCAGGTGCCTGCAGGCCTTCAACACGCCCCGCGGCTTCCTGCTCTTCCTGTGTGCAGCGGCCTTCCTGCAGGGCATGACTGTGAATGGCTTCGTCAACACCGTGGTCACCTCCATCGAGCGCCGCTTCGACCTGCACAGCCACCAGAGCGGCCTCATCGCCAGCTGCTACGACGTGGCCGCCTGCCTGTGCCTCACCTTCGTCAGCTACTTCGGGGGCGGTGGACACAAGCCCCGATGGCTGGGCTGGGGCGTGCTGGTCCTGGGCGCCGGCTCGCTGCTGTTCGCGCTGCCGCACTTCACAGCGGGCACCTACGAGGCCGAGGTGGCCGAGGGCATGGGGATGTGCCAGGCCAACCGCAGCGTGGTGTGCCGGGACCACGCCTCGGGCCTGTCCGGATACCGGCTGGTCTTCATGCTGGGCCAGTTCCTGCACGGCGTGGGCGCCACGCCACTCTACACGCTGGGCGTCACCTACCTGGACGAGAACGTCAAGTCCAGCTACTCCCCAGTCTACATCG CCGTCTTCTACACGGCCGCCATCCTCGGCCCAGCCGCCGGCTACCTGATCGGAGGCGCCCTGCTGAATGTTTACACCGAA ATCGGCCGCCG GACGGAGCTGACCACCGAGAACCCACTGTGGGTCGGCGCCTGGTGGGTGGGCTTCCTGGGGGCGGGGGCCGCCGCCTTCCTCACCGCCATCCCCATCCTCGGCTACCCCCGGCAGCTGCCAG GCTCCCAACGCTACGTGGTCATGAGAGTGTCTGAAACACAGCAGTTGAAGGACAGCGGCCACAAGGCTGCCAGCAATCCTGACTTCGGGAAAACCATCAGAGATCTGCCTCT CTCCATCTGGCTCCTCCTGAAAAACCCTGCATTCGTCCTGCTGTGTCTGGCTGGGGCCACCGAGGCTACGCTCGTCGCCGGCATGTCCACCTTTGGCCCCAAGTTCCTGGAGTCCCAGCTTAGCCTGAGTGCCTCAGAAGCCGCCACCTTGTTTG GGTACCTGGTGGTGCCAGCAGGCGGCGGTGGGACGTTTCTGGGCGGCTTCCTTGTGAACAAGTGCAGGCTCCGCGGTGCGGGCGTCGTCAAGCTGTGTGCGCTCTGCACCCTGACCAGCCTGCTGGCCACCTTCGTGTTCTTCGTCCAGTGCCCCAGCGTGCCCATGGCGGGGGTGACGGCCAACTACAACGGCAG CCCCCTGCCCGAAGGCCGCCTGGAGCTGACAGCCGCCTGCAACGCCCCGTGCGCCTGTCGCCCGGAGCACTACAGCCCCGTGTGCGGCTCCAACGGCCTCACCTACTACTCCGCCTGCCACGCGGGCTGCCCTGGAGAGGCGGCGCCCGGCGCGGACGGCCGGAAG GCCTACCGAGACTGTAGCTGCGTCCCTCAGGAGTTTTCCTCTGGTTCTGGCCATGCTACTGCAGGGAAATGCACTTCAACTTGTCAAAGAAAGCCCCTCCTTCTGGTTTTCATATTCGTTGTAATTATCTTTACATTCCTCAGCAGCATTCCTGCACTGACGGCAACCCTACG GTGTGTCTGTGACCGGCAGAGATCCTTTGCACTGGGAATCCAGTGGATTGTGGTTAGAACTCTAG GGGGCATCCCAGGGCCCATCGCCTTCGGCTGGGTGATTGACAAGGCGTGCCTGCTCTGGCAGGACCAGTGTGGGCAGCAAGGCTCCTGCTTCGTGTACCAGAACTCGGCCATGAGCCGCTACATGCTCATCACTGGGCTGGTGTACAAG GTGCTGGGTTTCCTGTTCTTCACCACTGCCTGCCTCTTGTACAAGTCCCCCTCGGAGTCTCCCGATGGCCTGGCAGCTTCTCTGCCCAGCCCGTCCTCGGCCTCGGACAGCCCCATGGACCTCCAGGGTGCCCTCTCGGCCCCGCGGCTGCAGAGCAACGTCTGA